In the genome of Selenihalanaerobacter shriftii, one region contains:
- a CDS encoding 4Fe-4S binding protein — translation MAEVKFSQDRCKGCELCTTVCPKDIVVMADEINIKGFHPAAVTDVDECIACGFCANICPDVVIEVFK, via the coding sequence ATGGCTGAGGTAAAATTCAGTCAGGATAGATGTAAAGGATGTGAATTATGTACTACTGTTTGCCCTAAGGATATAGTAGTCATGGCTGACGAGATTAATATCAAGGGATTCCATCCGGCCGCAGTTACTGATGTAGATGAATGTATAGCTTGTGGTTTTTGTGCTAATATCTGTCCTGATGTAGTTATCGAAGTATTTAAGTAG